A window of the Cygnus atratus isolate AKBS03 ecotype Queensland, Australia chromosome 4, CAtr_DNAZoo_HiC_assembly, whole genome shotgun sequence genome harbors these coding sequences:
- the STBD1 gene encoding starch-binding domain-containing protein 1, with amino-acid sequence MARDRGPPVLRQPPGPPRLPAALPAESRGWGWLGAGLWPALVVGLLAALVAWLWYGSGDGRGEESGGEAAGEAPRARGEAEGTEDLLASGEQVLQQAKAAALSSRREAEEDAPQHNHAESSRAACGAPEREQLLPKPCAAASEPHAGERPADVRDGQVGQPRPQVGQASDGWCMRSSGGVCKDGSEEQLGEPAQVRDLDQEEWEVVSEHLDWGEAGKNGSVEDSDSKEWEQGDCPDGDLKAKRVAAVPPMFQNIHVTFRVHYITHSDAQLIGVTGDHECLGQWHSYVPLKYDKDGFWSESVSLPVDTKVEWKFILVENGKVTRWEECGNRTLVTEHEDRIAHQWWGHH; translated from the exons ATGGCCCGCGACCGCGGCCCCCCGGTGCTCCGGCAGCCGCCCGGCCCCCCGCGCCTGCCCGCCGCTCTGCCCGCCGAGAGCCgcggctggggctggctgggagcggggctgtgGCCGGCGCTGGTGGTGGGGCTGCTGGCCGCCCTCGTCGCCTGGCTCTGGTACGGCAGCGGCGACGGGCGAGGCGAGGAgagcggcggggaggcggccgggGAGGCCCCGCGGGCGAGGGGCGAAGCGGAGGGCACAG AGGATCTTCTGGCGAGCGGCGAGCAAGTGCTGCAGCAGGCCAAGGCTGCTGCTCTGTCGAGCCGTCGAGAAGCAGAGGAGGATGCACCGCAGCATAACCACGCTGAGAGCAGCAGAGCGGCCTGCGGAGCTCCGGagagggagcagctgctgccgAAGCCGTGTGCCGCTGCCTCTGAGCCCCACGCCGGGGAGCGTCCAGCCGATGTGCGTGATGGCCAGGTCGGGCAACCGAGACCCCAGGTGGGACAGGCGAGCGATGGATGGTGCATGAGGAGCTCTGGCGGTGTTTGTAAGGACGGAAGCGAGGAGCAGCTGGGTGAGCCAGCCCAGGTTCGGGACCTGGACCAGGAAGAGTGGGAAGTGGTGTCTGAGCACCTGGACTGGGGGGAGGCCGGCAAGAATGGCAGCGTGGAAGACTCGGACAGCAAGGAATGGGAACAAGGAGACTGCCCTGATGGGGACCTGAAAGCAAAGCGAGTTGCAGCGGTGCCCCCGATGTTTCAGAATATCCACGTGACTTTCCGCGTGCACTATATCACGCACTCTGACGCTCAACTGATTGGCGTTACCGGTGACCACGAGTGTCTTGGCCAGTGGCACAGCTACGTTCCCCTCAAGTACGACAAGGATGGCTTCTGGTCTGAATCCGTTAGCTTGCCAGTAGACACCAAAGTAGAGTGGAAATTTATCTTGGTTGAGAATGGGAAGGTCACACGTTGGGAAGAATGCGGTAACAGGACCCTAGTGACCGAACACGAAGATCGAATCGCTCACCAGTGGTGGGGACACCACTGA
- the CCDC158 gene encoding coiled-coil domain-containing protein 158 encodes MSHCLQPNAIDRQRESQSQESVKIQLKTTTEEMEAANHLQEEILREADSQNEHRKKMVHSHEEVLLELCGILMYYEDSTGKKLHEHGNITSLHIHKVSTAFLDILRDLDSELSYLKEKVVLVEEELESLKKDSKTQKELLLQQHQSRYLIEQLINEHEQEVAALTAKAKSAHSYAKSIQSQMENVQEQTRKQNSVHAHQVSHLGSIVSQLCSELHESRRLYEDKMEDLEKQLHLAHSEVAKVQNERDRYNQECGNLNDRIHQLLTELHGKEVELSLEKEQNKRFWDRNTDNSMTVDNLRTELDEKNMELQLIKNMVKEMRIERQGQMEQQLNALQKKIETIVRISSLTFQLESTKERLGKVKEDLRAKQMDLETAERTVSNLTACLKEKEMALEVTNKEIKKLHSHVGSKMQELEHLKNKEGRLHDVQSEGETLKLQVVEKERIIEILQKQIDTMIQVVDQQYQTAGAMEVEKSQLLKEIGDWKLQVQEHKIAKEEEEVRIHKLEATLSKLELEKVKLVNTCTERLHAINDMKLEKDELMSKLKAIRIELAGLAEGFEDLKRDCQDKVKEMENNANRLKMQLRSSQAQLEQTRKALKTVEGSDGHAMKVAVGMQREVTAKRGQIDALQSKIKLLEEAMANAAKETHYLREENSKLSQELSCIATGNNKIAGQLEILRSQEKCLKEKLSKMETALDKMLSKLSILKEEPLQDLKRTPQELTSSDDNISSVDLGKNDSDGGKTSPLATIRNTVDPLCLRTADLQSQGTTQPFTSPEGASIFSAAPRYTSRPKKVCPAKRCRERSPVHLLLTAPPDDLAAGPSTSPEHRPSVRKSDSPDVAATVPWITSQSLETSENTSKKLQNKMESLQNQVETLQRKSQAMSSMIRTQETKTEKAKEKEKLSK; translated from the exons ACAGAGGGAGTCCCAGAGCCAAGAGAGtgtaaaaatacagctgaaaacTACTACTGAAGAAATGGAAGCTGCTAACCACCTGCAGGAGGAGATACTGAGGGAGGCTGACAGCCAAAATGAGCATAGGAAAAAGATGGTCCACAGTCATGAGGAAGTACTTCTAGAACTATGTGGTATCCTAATGTATTACGAAGACAGTACAGGCAAGAAACTCCACGAGCATGGGAATATTACCAGCTTGCACATCCACAAAGTAAGTACAGCGTTTCTTGACATCCTGCGGGATTTAGACTCAGAGTTGTCATATCTCAAAGAAAAGGTGGTTCTG GTGGAAGAAGAACTGGAGTCATTGAAAAAAGATTCAAAGACCCAAAAAGAACTTCTGCTTCAGCAACATCAATCCAGATATCT gattGAGCAACTAATAAATGAACATGAACAGGAGGTGGCAGCACTAACTGCTAAAGCTAAGAGTGCACATAGCTACGCAAAGAGTATCCAAAGCCAGATGGAGAACGTTCA aGAACAAACAAGGAAGCAAAATTCAGTGCATGCGCATCAAGTCAGTCACCTGGGGTCTATAGTTTCTCAGCTGTGTTCTGAATTACACGAATCTAGGAGGTTGTATGAAGACAAG aTGGAGGATCTTGAGAAGCAGTTGCACCTAGCTCATTCTGAGGTAGCAAAAGTTCAGAATGAACGGGATCGATACAACCAAGAATGTGGAAATCTGAATGACCGGATTCATCAGTTGTTG ACTGAACTTCATGGAAAAGAGGTAGAATTAAGTCTAGAAAAGGAGCAGAACAAGAGATTTTGGGATCGGAACACTGACAACAGCATGACTGTTGATAATCTAAGGACAGAACTAGATGAGAAGAACATGGAGTTGCAGCTCATTAAAAACATGGTGAAGGAAATGAGGATTGAACGTCAGGGACAAATGGAGCAACAG CTGAATGCATTGCA aaaaaaaattgaaaccaTTGTCAGAATCTCCTCCTTGACTTTCCAACTGGAGTCAACCAAGGAAAGACTCGGTAAAGTTAAAGAAGATCTTAGAGCCAAACAGATGGATTTGGAGACTGCTGAGAGAACAGTGTCAAATCTTACGGCATGtctgaaggagaaggaaatggcCCTCGAGGTTACCAATAAGGAAATCAAGAAGCTGCATTCACATGTTGGCAGTAAGATGCAGGAGCTTGAGCACCTAAAGAACAAAGAGGGCCGTTTACACGATGTGCAGTCAGAGGGTGAAACGCTGAAGCTGCAGGTGGTAGAGAAGGAAAGGATTATTGAGATCTTGCAAAAGCAAATTGATACCATGATCCAGGTTGTAGACCAGCAGTATCAAACTGCTGGAGCGATGGAAGTCGAGAAGTCACAgctattaaaagaaattggTGACTGGAAACTTCAAGTGCAAGAACATAAG ATtgcaaaggaggaggaagaagtgagAATACACAAGTTGGAGGCCACGCTGAGCAAGCTGGAATTGGAAAAGGTTAAGCTTGTAAACACATGCACTGAGAGACTCCATGCAATTAATGatatgaaactggaaaaagacGAACTAATGAGCAAACTGAAAGCCATTCGGATTGAGCTAGCTGGTCTTGCAG AGGGATTTGAAGATTTGAAGAGGGATTGCCAGGATAAAGtcaaggaaatggaaaataatgcgaacagactgaaaatgcaGTTGAGATCTTCTCAAGCCCAACTGGAACAGACCAGGAAAGCTCTAAAGACTGTAGAGGGATCTGATGGCCATG CTATGAAGGTTGCAGTGGGAATGCAAAGGGAGGTCACGGCCAAGAGAGGACAGATAGATGCATTGCAGAGCAAGATTAAGTTATTGGAAGAAGCAATGGCAAATGCAGCTAAG GAAACGCATTACCTCAGAGAAGAGAATAGTAAACTAAGTCAGGAACTGAGCTGTATCGCAACAGGAAATAACAAGATTGCTGGGCAACTAGAGATCCTGAGATCACAAGAGAAATGTCTCAAAGAAAAACTATCTAAGATGGAGACAGCCCTTGATAAG atgctttCCAAGCTAAGCATTTTGAAGGAGGAACCACTGCAGGACTTAAAGAGGACTCCTCAAGAATTAACAAGCTCAGATGATAACATCTCCTCTGTAGATCTTGGCAAGAATGACAGCGATGGTGGGAAAACATCACCTTTAGCAACCATAAGGAACACTGT GGATCCTTTATGCTTACGAACTGCAGACCTTCAATCCCAAGGCACGACCCAGCCCTTCACATCCCCTG AAGGTGCATCCATCTTCTCAGCAGCTCCACGTTACACATCCAGACCTAAGAAGGTCTGTCCAGCCAAGAGGTGCAGAGAAAGGTCTCCGGTACACTTGCTGTTAACTGCTCCACCAGACGATCTTGCAGCTGGCCCCAGCACCTCACCAGAGCACAGACCCTCTGTGAGGAAGAGTGATTCTCCAGACGTTGCAGCCACAGTCCCCTGGATAA CTTCTCAGTCTCTGGAAACTAGTGAGAACACATCTAAGAAGCTACAGAACAAGATGGAAAGCCTGCAGAACCAGGTGGAAACGTTACAGAGAAAAAGCCAAG CTATGTCATCAATGATCAGAACTCAGGAAACGaagacagagaaagcaaaggaaaaggagaagctgTCAAAGTGA